Genomic DNA from Prunus persica cultivar Lovell chromosome G1, Prunus_persica_NCBIv2, whole genome shotgun sequence:
ACTTGATTATCACACCGTTTAAAAATGCTTCACAATCAAACtattatataaatatcatCTAAAATAAGATTGGTAATTGGAGAAACCAATAGCTTgtattaagaagaaaaaaaaaagttggtaATAACTAATAGCATTTATAATGGGCTCTTTAAATCACATTCTTAGATAAATCTTAGAgaggaattggaaaaatacaactccaaccatgctccctatccacctcctaaaataaggagacctttaggagctcctaaatatgaggagagagaaaaaactcATAGTGGCTCTCTATAATATAATACtgatttatttaatgagtattttaaacctttaattaatactaactattttttatattattttttaatagggATGGACCAATTGAAAAAAAGTTATAGTAATTTtgactccctaaactagagagcataattgaagtttaaattttataaaaaacttttaaaataacttatatatatttttaactaaaatttaactaaaaaatagagaacatATCTAAAGCAAGCATCCAAAACCTTTGGCTTGGCTGTGATATTTTCCATTTAGATAGGGTCAAACCTTAAAAGAGTGGTCATAGAAACATTTAGTCGATAATTAAGTCAAAAGTACAAGttctaaaacaaaataatgaaaaagcagaagaaaaaagaagaagaggaggagaaaaATACTACGCAAAGCAAACACAAGACAAGTGGCAAAGTGATGAAAATGAACTACATAGATAGAAAATATACATAAATGAGCCCTTTCACACTGTACTCAATACAAATCATGTGGGTCCCAGTCAATTGGCACCTTTAGTGATCATATTTCTTCACCTTCAACCTAAACCTAATACACCTGATAAAACTAATAACATATTATATCTGATCATCACAAAATGACAacagacaaaaataaaaaaagaacgcCCTGTTCTTTTCCTCTCCTCCACTCATTGAAAGACCATGACACAAACACCACCAATCCAAGAACATGACAACAAAGAACACCCCAATCACAGactttgatgatgatgatgattgaaTTGTTTAATTGATTCATTAGTATTGATGGAGCATGTCTGCAGTGGCCATGATGGGTTGGTTCACATAAAGCAAATTCCATGGGTTGATGAAACTGTTGTGATCAGCAGAAGCAGAGgcctgatgatgatgaagaagggtGTTGTTGGGTTCATGGGTTTCAAAGACCCCATTGCTGCTGTTGATGTAGTTGAGGATCTCAGTCAGAGACTCCAGTCTTTGGCTGAGCTCTTCCATCTGAGCCTTCAAGACTGAATTTTCAGCCTCAACATTCATCAAGTGCTGGGTCGTGATGTTTATGCTGGTCAAGATTTGGTTGTTTTCCTTCCTCAGCTGCGTCACTTGGCCCATCAGATCATCCAAGTGCTGCTGCTTTCGCATCCGGGACCGCCTCGCCGATTCGCGGTTTGATTgcattcttttcctttttctctgaTCCATCAGATGCTGCAAGTCCCCTTCAGAACCGGAG
This window encodes:
- the LOC18788985 gene encoding bZIP transcription factor 11 — its product is MASSSGNSSGSTQLQNSGSEGDLQHLMDQRKRKRMQSNRESARRSRMRKQQHLDDLMGQVTQLRKENNQILTSINITTQHLMNVEAENSVLKAQMEELSQRLESLTEILNYINSSNGVFETHEPNNTLLHHHQASASADHNSFINPWNLLYVNQPIMATADMLHQY